Within Populus trichocarpa isolate Nisqually-1 chromosome 6, P.trichocarpa_v4.1, whole genome shotgun sequence, the genomic segment atccataaattatcataaactctaacatttttaataactaattattaagaaataaaactaaaattaaacaatggaataaatagaaaaaatgaaagaaactcACCTAAAACATAAAGTATAAAAGGTTACTTACTTAACTAATTAATAGTTTAGGACTTGAAAaattttttgtaaaagaaaaagaggCAGGaacaataattcaaaaaaataagaagcttGGATCAATTAGTagttcatacaaaaaaaattaaacttgttaagttattatattaaaattctaatataaaaattattttaaaataaaaggattaagggggcaattgccccttAATTTTCATTGTGACTCCGTCACTGATTGCTCATACAtctctttttatgttaaaagattTTAACTTGGACCATGGTTGAGCACAAGCTATCTACACAGTAAACCTATTATTTGGCATTATGAAAAAGTAATTTAGGAGAAATTATAAGTTAtagttttttacttaattaagattttaaaaaagaattttcaatGAATTTATGTAAAACTATAATGCGGgtttaccaataaaaaatacatgatcaAGACAAAACGCAAATAGCAACGCACTGTACCAATTAGAGCGTGTCTGGCAGTATGGTtgtgggtgcttttcaaataacttttcgtgccaaaatacatgccaataatgttttttcattttttaaaaatcatttttgacatcagcacatcaaaacgatccaaaacgtacaaaccatattaaattttaataaaaataaaaaaaaatttaaattttttgggaacaccaccgcagccgcgttcccttAATTCATGTAAAAAGGAGGTGTTCCCTTAATTCATGTAAAAAGGAGGTGTACGAAACAATTTTTGCTattgtttttaggtgttttaaaaaatatttttgggacattaaattaattgtttttaatgcttttgataattttaatgtattattgttaaaaataaaaaaatattttaatatatttttaaactaaaaattattttaaaaagtagtttacatcctaatatcaaattgattgtttttaatgctttttgatgattttaatatactaatattaaaaataaaaaaatattttaatatatttttaagtaaaaaattatttaaaaaaatactctacattctaatatcaaattaatcatttttaatgcttttaatgattttaatataccaatattaaaaataaaaaaaattactttaataaaaattattttaaaaaatactcttcATCTTATTCTCAAACTCCTCAGGTaaacaaacatttttaaaaaggaaagataGGTTTAGGAGGGAAGGAGAAGTTGAAAAGGCCAGGGCGGTAAGGCGGCTAAGGTTGCATTATCATCCTCTGCTCTCTTGTTTCTCGAATCCTAACCGTGTCAACTAGTCCGATCCTTGAACCAATATCTGGGATCTAATCTTGTGTTTCTCCATCATCTTCACATTTCTCATCTCTGGTGGGTGTtgtagattttttgttttatgtataaatctTTGTCACGCAAATGATAGATTTTTGTTAACAAAATATCTGTTTAATGTGCAAGGCAATCTCAGCTATAATCTATCCCAAATCGGAACATGCCTTTTGCGATGGATGTCTGGACGGCTCTGTGCAAAACATGATCAGTAATGTGCAAGGCAAACTCAGCTACAATCTATCCCAAATCGGAACATGCCTTTTGCGATGGATGTCTGGACGGCTCTGTGCAAAACATGATCAGTAAGCCATGCCCAAATCTTGCTATTTATCCCTTGTGGAAATGCTTTGAAGATGTTTCAGGACTTGTAGCATTTCTAAATCTGTTGTTCTAGTTCTGGTTATATCAATTTTTCCGGCTTCCTCACAAGCTTGTCCTTGTAAAGGCTAGCATAGCTACTATGATGTTAGCATTATTTTACACATGTCGGTGATACCAGGTGAAGAATGCTTGAATGCAAGCATATCACTAAGTAATTGCCATGTCAATAACAAATGCACATTACGTTATGGTATCATACAACATAAGCTGAAAATTTTCACCTCGTTTTATGAATCGAGTGAATTTGTTGCCGCTGGTTATTGTTGCTCAAACATGGTCACCTGTCACACTCTGCTTGTGGTGCAGATAATTATGAGTGTTATCTACCGACCACTAATATCACCCTTTTTTGTCTGGGTTAATTTGCTAGCTGGAAAATGCAATCTGGCCATCAGTGGTCGGGGTGCTCGTGTCTTCTGGTCAAATCCCCTAACGCAGACATATCCTgcaattctcatttttttttatataaaaaaaaaaaatagagaatgagCAAATCTTAAAGCGAGTTCCACAAAAAAGGGGAATTGCAATAAATcaaaaatgaatatttggaaCATTTGTATATTGTCTAGTCTTGAGGAAAATCTATCATAACGTGTACTTCTTGCAGAAAGAAAGATAAGGCTTATTTGCATGTCTGCGTGTAAGGGTTAAGGGTACCATTGTTAGATGCTGTTCTTCAGAGCTGCATGTAAATTCTTCATTCTATTGTTAGTACAATTGTCTCTCCATTTTCCGTGTGCATTCATCATACATGATCATCTCAGGGAACTAATTGCCTTTTTTGAATTACAGAGTTCAATATGACTGAGAATCCCTAAAGCTTGATATTGCATCTACAGGTGAAGTCCATGTGCCACCTCAAGCATTTTTAAATTGTCAGATCTCATGCGCCTaaatcaaaacatcataaaGTCTTATTCTAACGGTTTCATTTACTAACTAGAAAAGCAACATGAGAAACTCATCGGTTTTTGGAGGAGATATTCTCAAAACCTATTGCTGGTTAGCGTTCAGCACAAGGCTGCCTTGAGGAATCCAGAATGTTAGGATTCTATATCATATCAGGATTTTGTGCATTAATCTAATGGTTAAAGTGAAGAAGCATTGGCATGAAATAATGCATATTCATGTCACCATGTTTGCCATAACTTTTCCAATAAAAGAACGCAAGGGTAACCAAAGCAACAACTGCAGAACTAATGGCTAGTTTTGAAACTAAAGTAGCCAGTAGGTAGCTATAGAGAAAGGAAGAATCTACACTATCACTTACCTCTCCAGAAACAATGCTGAATACCTGCTGTTGTCAAACCTGATAGACCAAACTTACAGTGAGTGCCATTTATTGATTTCATATCATTTGTCATAACAgcattactatatatatacctTTGAATATTGTTGGTATGGAGGTTCCAAAGTACACAGTTCGTCTGGGCAGGTTCCATATCCATGCTCTAGGAACATCAATTGGATTCAGACTAGAATCATGGTCAGCAAATACCTACATAGAGAACATGTCATTAGCATTATCTAAACTGCAAAACTCAAAAGATGCTTTATATCACCTGAAGGTGTCCTGCTAGCTTATTACCTCGTTAACTTGAAAATATGTGCCATTGAGGGGAAAGCTTCCCCTCATCGCTGTTCGACATGGTATCTGTTTTTGACATGTTAGAACAATtggttaatatttaatttatatggattCCAACCTTCACTAAGAAGTCTTTTCAAGAGTACAATTATATTGGCAATATTGGCATGCTTATTCTCACCAAGAGAGTCCCTCGAAcaatttgagaattttcttccCGTATGTTGTTGCACGAGAAACATGTTTTCTCATCACACAATTTGCCACATTCATGTAAGCTGCAACTTCTTTCCAGTGGTTGAATGGAGTTTGCTGTTTCGCCTAATGTGGGTGATTTTGCACAATTGATCAGATACCTACAGAACTATAGCCTAGACATATCTGAACTTTGCCTGCATTAACTTGTTATTGAACATCGCATGTATTTTTCAAACCTGTGATTTGTGCCTGCTCATGCTATAATGGGAAATGCATAGGGTGTTCAATTGAGCTGAGTTGAGTTGTTGGACTGTTCAGGTTATTCTACTCCCACAATTGAAAGAGCTTTTCTTGATCTTGGCACAAGCCCTGAATTGCGAGATCACACTTAGCTTACTAGTAGTCTATTCAGTGACAAGCGAGTCAAGCTTGAGCGTGCCACATGGCCAGCAGCAAACCACATGCACCCAAACCTGTTACCTTTGGTCTTTATGAAAATTTGTAAAAGAAGAGGGGAGGAAGAAAGATTAATGGTCATCCAAACAGGCCTGCTTGCCTCAGATGGAAAGCCTAAGACACAGATTGGGACACACTAGGTGCAGCTCCGGAATCCCTCatcttttacttctttttgatgCAGGAATTTACAAATTCCACATTTCTCTTAAAAGTGAGATGGTCATTAGACTGATTTAAATAAGTCATTCCTTTTTGATGCTGGACTTGACTATGATTGTTGAGGGACAATATCATTGACTGAATGGATTGCTTGTTTGTagattttctgttctttctgttgACCATTGTTTTCGTTCTTAACTAATGAATCCCACATCCAAGGATGCGAGGATCCAAACCTATATGTGAGTATTTTAATCATGACTTGGTATTAAGAAGCAACCCATGCTTCTGAGCTTTTAACCCTGCAAAGCTTGGACTCAGATCCTTTTCCTAAAAGCATCTCACAGGGTTTTGACATGGCTTGCTTGATTTCTGAGTTTACCCCAGCTAATATTGGGCATAGAGTACCTGAATAGTTCATCAGCAACTCAGCTAATTTGACACTATGCAGAAAGAAATGTGTCATAGCAGTTTCTCTTTGTTATTTACCTACCTGGTGTCCATATGGCAAGAAGGTATGAACATGGATCATCAGGTTCTCGCCTATCCAACTGATTCAAAAGCAAAACACATAATTAGGAAAGAAGTTTGGCTATGTGGGCACATTTCATGTAACATTGCTGATGAAGTAGATGCAGAATTAACTAACCCTTTGCAGAAGGGGATGAGAATCTGGAAGTTCGTATCTGCATGATggtgaaagagagaaaattagaACGTACAAGAAGATTTTACCTTTTAGTTCCGGCAAAAGATTTTTGCCTATTTTTATCATGGACAACATGAAATGTGTTGAAAAGCATTTGGCTTCAATGCTGAATGGTGAGATTTTATCATGTTCTAATTTTGATTCCCTTAGAAAAAGTTACAAGTTTTGTATGGGGCTGGTGACATTTACTTCATAAGCTAAATTTTGCCTACTACTGTTTCAATAAGAAAACAGTTTTAGTGAGGAGGTTGCTACTTACACCTGGTGCTCTGTTCGTAACCGACTAACATTCTTAAGCTTGGGAACGGGAATGGAGGCAGCTTCTGCAGTTAAAGCAACTAAGGCCTTGGACATATCAGCTTCTTGAAGTTCCATATTCTCTTGCATATAGTTCTGTAAATTCTGAGTGAATTCTTCAATGTTAAGTTTGATGATGGGAATTTCATCAGGATCCTCGCAGAATGTATCCTCCATATCATTTTCTGTTACTTGTGTAGACACTGGTTCTGGTGATGATGGTTCTTCAATGATAGGTTCATAGTCGGTGATTCTGGATTTGCTTTCTGCGAGCCTGCTTGCTTCTGGCTGTTGACTTCCTTCGGATTGTTTAGCTGTTTGGGGCAGGGGCAGGGGCAGGGGCAGGGGCAGTTGAGCAGCATCCACAGCAGGGTTTTGGCCAGATATGTTCTCGGTTGCACTCACTATGCTTTTTTCTTCTGGTCCTGGAAGGGCAAGCCTTGCACTGCATCCAATAAGTTTATGATAAGTTAACAAATCTTGCTTTTCATGCATGTTAAGGAAAATGTTGTTCAGGGTATGTTTCTTAATTGGGATTTGTAAATGCTAACTTAActgcaatattttcttcatggAAATGGTTGTCCATGGTATAATCAAACTATGAAGTTATAgctggtttttttcttaaaatcatcatttttactTAACTGAATAATCCATAACCATTTGAAGCTTTGGTTAGttgatccaattaaaaaaaaattaacctccAGTTTTTATGAAAACTAAAGAGGGTTCTAGATGGTGGTAGGTTTATGGAACTAATTCCTGCATTTGTTTGCTACCATGCTAACCACACGGCAGTGCCATTGTAAGAAATGGAACAAATTATATGCAAACCTTGCAAATGCACTTGCAAAATGTCTGCATTCTCCTCTCATTGGACATGCATTGCaatttggtttgctttttgtACAGAATACCTGCATGATCTCAGATAGTGCTTCCTTAGCTTGAGCTTTTCATTAACCACAAAGAAGAGCATATCACTTCAAGTTTAAAGTATATGAAACACACCTTTCCAAATGTGATCATCTGATAATGAAGCTCATACCTGTTTATGCATTAACAATGGATTAGTAAAATgtattcataattaattctatttGTACATTAAGTGTATTCATGGTTGAGGTAATGTCAAATGGAATATTTCTCTACAGTGTTCTTTGGTCAAGTTTGCACAATCGAGGCCAGAggtatttttgaattgattccAGCACAGGGTACCTGCACATCAGCACATTAGTACTTGTGTCATAATCATTTAGTTAGCGTCAGTAGCCTTTCAGTTAATAATACTAACAGCTCTAGAAGATGCAGCTGAAGTGATTCAGGCAGTGGCTGAAGGGGGACCCATCCCAGTCGTACAGCTATGCGTCCGACATTTGTGTCAACCTGTTATGCAATATTTAGGGCTGAGATCTCTAATAGCCAAAAGTTGAGATCCGTATGTTGTTTTGTTTATGAAGTGTGTCCAACTGATTAAAGCTTACTGGGAATGCTAGATGATGAAGTGTCAGAAGCCGTATGCACTCCACACTCTTCAGCCCCAATCCTCTAATGCTTAGCAGATACTCTCTGCAGTAGTAAGCTGTaattaagtatatatttttttgtcttgttttataaACCAAGCAACTgcatttaatatttctaataaagAAAATGCAATTACTATATCATATGCTTAGCAACGGAGTAATGCCATGTTTATATGATAACTGCAGAAGTAGTATTTTAATGCATTCAACTGATGCAGGCTATATGGTTAATCCTTTCGGCTTACTTTGCTTTGTCAGGTGGAATATCTCTCAACCATTCCAGATCAATGCTTCCATGTTCTCTAACCAGTCTATTAAGCAAGTTCTGCATGGATTTTCCAGTCAGTATCAACTAAGATAGGCTCTAGCTTTGGTGGGTAACCATGCTTTAGAAATCTTTGTTATTGATTGTGACATGTATACCTTTATCCGTTCTGCAAGTATGTTGTTCATCCCACGCTCTTTGATTGTGTTGGCAATCTCATTAACATCTGCACATCTTACAGCTTCCCAGTCCAGTGAGTCCATTGTGTTTTCTGTTCCCTCTCTCTTTCCATTTGCTTCTGCCTCTTTTCTCAAAGCATCCCAGTCAACGTCATCTCTTATTTCATTTCCAACTCTTCTGCTTTTTGCTTTTCTGGTGGCAGCTTTCATCTCATTGAGCTCCTTACTTTGTGAATAACCTAACTCAATCATTTCAGACTCTGTTGTTTTTTGTCGATTCTTTTGCTGCCTATCAAATGCACTGGTACTTCCAGTTATATGCGTGGTTTCTCCTGAAAGGTTTTGTAAGTATTGATTTTTCTGCAGGTAGTTATTTTGCATCTGAATCAATGAATTGTCAGTGACTTTGGGGTCTTCAACAGGCATGGCTGTAGACTGGACACTCGTATGCTTGTCTTTTTGAATGTCGATGCATGACTGATTATTTGACATGGGAGATCTTGATGCTTCTTGATTGATCAAGGTCAGCTTATTTTGATCAGTAATTTGACTGGCCGTTTCCACTGCAAGGGCATTGTGATCTTTTGCActgtcttcttttttgtttttggctaTATCACCATATTGTGTTTCTTTAGGGATCATATCAAAGCAGTCAACCTTCACAGCTCCAGAGTTAGAAGTAAGGTGCCAATAACAATTACTGGATGCGACCATGGACACTCCTATGGGGCTTTTATGATCATTCAAACTGTCCATCTTGCCATTTCCTTGGCTGTAAGCATCTTGCATCAAGGGAGATCCAACCTTTCGCAGAAGCTCCATGAAAGATCTGCAATCGTTATAATTGTTGAGCTTTGATCCATCAGTGAGATATTCTCCTTCTGAGATGTTCTCCGAGCATGATTCTTTTTTCTCAGAAGCTTGCCCAATTGGAGAATTCACAGAGTTTTGGCCAGAAATCACTGAATTTTGACTTGAGATTCCATCAATTATTTGTGTCCCTTCTTCTACCATGTAACTTACCCTTCTGGTCATGGAGGTCTCAATGGTTGATCTGCTCGCCATCAATTGACTGAATGTATGTGGTTCAGTTTCAGAGGTGACAATGCCGGTACTACTTTCAGAGGATTCACTGCTTTTGACTACCTCTTGCTCTTCATCAGGCTCAATGTCATGGATAGTCAACGAACTCTGGCCACAGATTGATTGATTTGACACCTCATTCCATCTTATGCCCTCTTCTGAATCTGGTATGAATTCTATTGGTTTTTCAATCACTAAGCTAGTCCTCTCATCATAGCATGGCTTGTTCTTTGACTTGAGGGGAAACCGTGCGGCAAGTGACATAAATGCGGAACTGCAGGAAAATGAATAAATGGTATAAGAGGTTTTACTTTTGCCTTTTCTCTAATTATGCACTGTATCAAAATTATATGGGAAACTCAACTTTACCTAGAGAGATGATCTGAGACATTCTGGGTAAGAAATACTCCAATCACCGAGTCCACAACTGATCCCTTCCACGGAGAGAAGCGTCTGTCCCCTGTGTAATTGATATTGTACTGATATAGCATGAGTTCAAGAGTAATTTGAGTCCAAAATTTGGAGGAAAAGTTCAGGATAAAAAATGTAACTGGAATTTCTCAACTGAATTGCTTATGAGGTTTCAAGGttaatttgtttggaatttcAAATATGCAGATGTTTTATCTCCTGCCTGTTTCTACACTTTCTTAATTTCAATAATATCTCCTTCTTGATAGTGGATTGTCTTATCTTATTTTTTGCTGCGGACTGGTGTCACTATATCATGCTGGTCGTGAAAGTGCTAATTGCACATCTTAGATTTCATTTATCAAGACATATAAAATGCTCCATGCTTATGACCTTGGCTCTTTTCTCTtcctaattaaattttgacCTTCAATATTCTTCTGATTTTCTAGACGATTCAGTATGCTAGATGGACTGGTTTTAATTTGATGGTAGAAAAATCTCATTTGAGGATAGAATTATCAACCTTGGCAATGAGACTTTTATAGTACAAGAAATCCTAACAGCTCTATGCTTGGTCTTGTACTATTGTTAAGCATTAGTTGACAGCAGGAACTAAGTACTTTCTATTTTATAAAGTTACTGAATCAGTGATTGGCTACTTTCCACTGAGAAGCCCGAtgagaaaatttaagaaaattgtATCTGTACCTTGTACAAGATGCATCCGTGCTATAAATGAGTTTGACCGTCCACAGAACACTGCCCTTTCTTCTTCCCACCATTTTGCCTTCTCATCATCTGTTCCGTCAATGCCTTCACTATTGATGTTTCCCATTAGAAGCTTCCAAACTCTATTAGTTTCTTGATCTAGGTCAACCTTTGGGCGTGGGCGTCGCTTCCTGATGGATCCAAAAGAACCATCATAGGGTACAACGGTGCCATCTCTTTTGTAAAGGACCAGTGCATTCCGCATATCATCTCCAATATTATAATGGACAAGTGCATTCCGCTCTTCAAATGCAATGTCATTGCTTTCCCTCTTGATGTCGAGATGCTTTAATTGCTCGACTATTGAATCAACAGAAAACATTTGTTTCCACATTTCTTCTGGATGAGCACCTGCATTAAATAGCTGTAAAAGTTAAAAAGGCACTTTGCGGATTTGCTAGGTTCCTCAGATTTCAAAAATTCTTATACGAGCTTGGTCTAAATTTGAATTCTTACAAAAAGTACCTAATGCCTTGGCTGAGAATTTGTGCTGATTATATACAACGATTTTTCCATGATATGGCACTGCATTTATACTGTAGGAACCTGAATTAACCAGAGAAGCTCTCTTCTTGGTCCTCTTTTTGGTTGTCCATGTCCCATTCATCTCTGCCAGCACGGCTTCTACACTCATGTGAGGTCTGTGTGAGTTTCCTACTTGCTGCCCATTACAATCCACTGGTACAAGTCTGTTTCGGTTTGTTGGGTGCAATGCACACCCTGGAATTCTGGTCACTGAAGCCAGATCTCGAGTTTTAGTAGGACATCTGGACCTTTTTTTGGTTGATCTTGTTGTCTGGTTTATGCTATAGCCAAAAGTTTGCAGGTCATTGAGAAGATCTATTCTTTCTTCTACATGCTTGCCTGGAAGTCCATTACGAGGAGCAGCAGAAATCCAAC encodes:
- the LOC18100071 gene encoding DNA glycosylase/AP lyase ROS1 isoform X4 — protein: MDVGRQNQKESWIPQSHFRHILPRVIYTDRQGNQLDQASSSEIKGLSGLGECCPPSSSNWEAAARGAEKGSAGNDYVETSRERSTGNTATWNPMSLDDPLLALADAASREHLNPWIIGNYTQEPKWGEANAFPAETTSQFAPVTPDKGMKVESKKIIEMQNLCTHSRNQEFSDDGIVSRGADASGLQTDEELLQRATNSSFAVGSPVLKENHNPDRRDSDVIDLNRTPQQKPRRKKHRPKVINEGKRKGPQKSTTPKSAASTEKPTGKRKYVRKKALGKAPASSPAEANGQSADPKIIEQAKKSCRRALNFDIERQPRDKSSKCSPPFDLDSKPEAQTSAAINQSKSTVFLGRGIEVMVETTQAGIAYDLTHSINQMLKNYVSLRDKEAPSTLFPAQTSEQQGKQDGNLQEKGVDQGIAHDVQEDTAQITPISPNGSNCSTSTTSTLEGQASRSKRKHSEQPDTCSTNLTGIHYNSLNAYQTMPSLLFRKKKRSEKGQTPATSCTSSSVTATKDIAIVETTCPQKDPERDPFTPNINCWISAAPRNGLPGKHVEERIDLLNDLQTFGYSINQTTRSTKKRSRCPTKTRDLASVTRIPGCALHPTNRNRLVPVDCNGQQVGNSHRPHMSVEAVLAEMNGTWTTKKRTKKRASLVNSGSYSINAVPYHGKIVVYNQHKFSAKALGTFCAHPEEMWKQMFSVDSIVEQLKHLDIKRESNDIAFEERNALVHYNIGDDMRNALVLYKRDGTVVPYDGSFGSIRKRRPRPKVDLDQETNRVWKLLMGNINSEGIDGTDDEKAKWWEEERAVFCGRSNSFIARMHLVQGDRRFSPWKGSVVDSVIGVFLTQNVSDHLSSSAFMSLAARFPLKSKNKPCYDERTSLVIEKPIEFIPDSEEGIRWNEVSNQSICGQSSLTIHDIEPDEEQEVVKSSESSESSTGIVTSETEPHTFSQLMASRSTIETSMTRRVSYMVEEGTQIIDGISSQNSVISGQNSVNSPIGQASEKKESCSENISEGEYLTDGSKLNNYNDCRSFMELLRKVGSPLMQDAYSQGNGKMDSLNDHKSPIGVSMVASSNCYWHLTSNSGAVKVDCFDMIPKETQYGDIAKNKKEDSAKDHNALAVETASQITDQNKLTLINQEASRSPMSNNQSCIDIQKDKHTSVQSTAMPVEDPKVTDNSLIQMQNNYLQKNQYLQNLSGETTHITGSTSAFDRQQKNRQKTTESEMIELGYSQSKELNEMKAATRKAKSRRVGNEIRDDVDWDALRKEAEANGKREGTENTMDSLDWEAVRCADVNEIANTIKERGMNNILAERIKNLLNRLVREHGSIDLEWLRDIPPDKAKEYLLSIRGLGLKSVECIRLLTLHHLAFPVDTNVGRIAVRLGWVPLQPLPESLQLHLLELYPVLESIQKYLWPRLCKLDQRTLYELHYQMITFGKVFCTKSKPNCNACPMRGECRHFASAFASARLALPGPEEKSIVSATENISGQNPAVDAAQLPLPLPLPLPQTAKQSEGSQQPEASRLAESKSRITDYEPIIEEPSSPEPVSTQVTENDMEDTFCEDPDEIPIIKLNIEEFTQNLQNYMQENMELQEADMSKALVALTAEAASIPVPKLKNVSRLRTEHQVYELPDSHPLLQRLDRREPDDPCSYLLAIWTPGLVPRSRKALSIVGVE
- the LOC18100071 gene encoding DNA glycosylase/AP lyase ROS1 isoform X3, translated to MDVGRQNQKESWIPQSHFRHILPRVIYTDRQGNQLDQASSSEIKGLSGLGECCPPSSSNWEAAARGAEKGSAGNDYVETSRERSTGNTATWNPMSLDDPLLALADAASREHLNPWIIGNYTQEPKWGEANAFPAETTSQFAPVTPDKGMKVESKKIIEMQNLCTHSRNQEFSDDGIVSRGADASGLQTDEELLQRATNSSFAVGSPVLKENHNPDRRDSDVIDLNRTPQQKPRRKKHRPKVINEGKRKGPQKSTTPKSAASTEKPTGKRKYVRKKALGKAPASSPAEANGQSADPKIIEQAKKSCRRALNFDIERQPRDKSSKCSPPFDLDSKPEAQTSAAINQSKSTVFLGRGIEVMVETTQAGIAYDLTHSINQMLKNYVSLRDKEAPSTLFPAQTSEQQGKQDGNLQEKGVDQGIAHDVQEDTAQITPISPNGSNCSTSTTSTLEGQASRSKRKHSEQPDTCSTNLTGIHYNSLNAYQTMPSLLFRKKKRSEKGQTPATSCTSSSVTATKDIAIVETTCPQKDPERDPFTPNINCWISAAPRNGLPGKHVEERIDLLNDLQTFGYSINQTTRSTKKRSRCPTKTRDLASVTRIPGCALHPTNRNRLVPVDCNGQQVGNSHRPHMSVEAVLAEMNGTWTTKKRTKKRASLVNSGSYSINAVPYHGKIVVYNQHKFSAKALGTFCAHPEEMWKQMFSVDSIVEQLKHLDIKRESNDIAFEERNALVHYNIGDDMRNALVLYKRDGTVVPYDGSFGSIRKRRPRPKVDLDQETNRVWKLLMGNINSEGIDGTDDEKAKWWEEERAVFCGRSNSFIARMHLVQGDRRFSPWKGSVVDSVIGVFLTQNVSDHLSSSAFMSLAARFPLKSKNKPCYDERTSLVIEKPIEFIPDSEEGIRWNEVSNQSICGQSSLTIHDIEPDEEQEVVKSSESSESSTGIVTSETEPHTFSQLMASRSTIETSMTRRVSYMVEEGTQIIDGISSQNSVISGQNSVNSPIGQASEKKESCSENISEGEYLTDGSKLNNYNDCRSFMELLRKVGSPLMQDAYSQGNGKMDSLNDHKSPIGVSMVASSNCYWHLTSNSGAVKVDCFDMIPKETQYGDIAKNKKEDSAKDHNALAVETASQITDQNKLTLINQEASRSPMSNNQSCIDIQKDKHTSVQSTAMPVEDPKVTDNSLIQMQNNYLQKNQYLQNLSGETTHITGSTSAFDRQQKNRQKTTESEMIELGYSQSKELNEMKAATRKAKSRRVGNEIRDDVDWDALRKEAEANGKREGTENTMDSLDWEAVRCADVNEIANTIKERGMNNILAERIKNLLNRLVREHGSIDLEWLRDIPPDKAKEYLLSIRGLGLKSVECIRLLTLHHLAFPVDTNVGRIAVRLGWVPLQPLPESLQLHLLELYPVLESIQKYLWPRLCKLDQRTLYELHYQMITFGKVFCTKSKPNCNACPMRGECRHFASAFASARLALPGPEEKSIVSATENISGQNPAVDAAQLPLPLPLPLPQTAKQSEGSQQPEASRLAESKSRITDYEPIIEEPSSPEPVSTQVTENDMEDTFCEDPDEIPIIKLNIEEFTQNLQNYMQENMELQEADMSKALVALTAEAASIPVPKLKNVSRLRTEHQVYELPDSHPLLQRLDRREPDDPCSYLLAIWTPGTLCPILAGVNSEIKQAMSKPCEMLLGKGSESKLCRVKSSEAWVAS
- the LOC18100071 gene encoding DNA glycosylase/AP lyase ROS1 isoform X6; translated protein: MDVGRQNQKESWIPQSHFRHILPRVIYTDRQGNQLDQASSSEIKGLSGLGECCPPSSSNWEAAARGAEKGSAGNDYVETSRERSTGNTATWNPMSLDDPLLALADAASREHLNPWIIGNYTQEPKWGEANAFPAETTSQFAPVTPDKGMKVESKKIIEMQNLCTHSRNQEFSDDGIVSRGADASGLQTDEELLQRATNSSFAVGSPVLKENHNPDRRDSDVIDLNRTPQQKPRRKKHRPKVINEGKRKGPQKSTTPKSAASTEKPTGKRKYVRKKALGKAPASSPAEANGQSADPKIIEQAKKSCRRALNFDIERQPRDKSSKCSPPFDLDSKPEAQTSAAINQSKSTVFLGRGIEVMVETTQAGIAYDLTHSINQMLKNYVSLRDKEAPSTLFPAQTSEQQGKQDGNLQEKGVDQGIAHDVQEDTAQITPISPNGSNCSTSTTSTLEGQASRSKRKHSEQPDTCSTNLTGIHYNSLNAYQTMPSLLFRKKKRSEKGQTPATSCTSSSVTATKDIAIVETTCPQKDPERDPFTPNINCWISAAPRNGLPGKHVEERIDLLNDLQTFGYSINQTTRSTKKRSRCPTKTRDLASVTRIPGCALHPTNRNRLVPVDCNGQQVGNSHRPHMSVEAVLAEMNGTWTTKKRTKKRASLVNSGSYSINAVPYHGKIVVYNQHKFSAKALGTFCAHPEEMWKQMFSVDSIVEQLKHLDIKRESNDIAFEERNALVHYNIGDDMRNALVLYKRDGTVVPYDGSFGSIRKRRPRPKVDLDQETNRVWKLLMGNINSEGIDGTDDEKAKWWEEERAVFCGRSNSFIARMHLVQGDRRFSPWKGSVVDSVIGVFLTQNVSDHLSSSAFMSLAARFPLKSKNKPCYDERTSLVIEKPIEFIPDSEEGIRWNEVSNQSICGQSSLTIHDIEPDEEQEVVKSSESSESSTGIVTSETEPHTFSQLMASRSTIETSMTRRVSYMVEEGTQIIDGISSQNSVISGQNSVNSPIGQASEKKESCSENISEGEYLTDGSKLNNYNDCRSFMELLRKVGSPLMQDAYSQGNGKMDSLNDHKSPIGVSMVASSNCYWHLTSNSGAVKVDCFDMIPKETQYGDIAKNKKEDSAKDHNALAVETASQITDQNKLTLINQEASRSPMSNNQSCIDIQKDKHTSVQSTAMPVEDPKVTDNSLIQMQNNYLQKNQYLQNLSGETTHITGSTSAFDRQQKNRQKTTESEMIELGYSQSKELNEMKAATRKAKSRRVGNEIRDDVDWDALRKEAEANGKREGTENTMDSLDWEAVRCADVNEIANTIKERGMNNILAERIKNLLNRLVREHGSIDLEWLRDIPPDKAKEYLLSIRGLGLKSVECIRLLTLHHLAFPVDTNVGRIAVRLGWVPLQPLPESLQLHLLELYPVLESIQKYLWPRLCKLDQRTLYELHYQMITFGKVCFIYFKLEVICSSLWLMKSSS